AAAAACTTTAAGCTCGAACGCTATCTAGGGCAATGGTATGAGGTGGCTCGTTTGGATCACTCTTTTGAACGAGGCATGCAACAGGTGACAGCACAGTATTCGTTACACGATGAGGGCGGTGTCCGGGTTATAAACCGTGGCTTTGATACAGGGTCTGATAGCTGGGATGAAGCCGAGGGGCGAGCATACTTTGTTGATGGTAGCGATACGGGGTATTTAAAGGTGTCGTTCTTTGGCCCGTTTTATGGTGCCTATATTATTTTCGATCTTGGTGAAGATTATCAATACTCACTGGTGACCAGTAGCGACAAATCTTATCTGTGGTTGTTATCGCGAACACCTGAAATCGATGCGGCATTACAGGCGAAGCTGATTAATCGCATGGCAGAATTAGGCTTTGATACCGAGGCGCTTATTTTTGTCGACCAGTCCAAGGCGGTTAAAAACACCCGTGAAACTAAGGGGGAACTGTAATGAATAGCATCACAAAGAGGCTGCCTTGCCGAGGCTGCTTAGCCAGCTGTAGTAACTACGAACGTTGTCAGGGCAGCCCTTGGAGAATGTCTGAAGCCAAGCCCGCAACAGAGAAAACCAGTAGAACAAAAGTGGTAACAGACAAATGAAAACCTTACTCATAGTCGCCCATGGCAGCCGCCGAGAATCCTCAAATGAGGAGGTCAGAGAGTTAACGGCCAGGGTGTCGGACAATGCATCGCTGGCGGTGGATGAAGTGGTAGTGGCTTTTTTGGAATTTGCTTCCCCATCAATTAGTACAGCCATGAATAACTGTTTGGCTAAGGGGGCCGACGAGGTGGTGGTGCTGCCCTACTTTTTGTCGGCGGGTAATCACGTGGTTGAAGATATCCCAAGGGCAGCCAATGCAGTGCTGGAACAGTGGCCTGAAAAAGGCGTTACAATCTTGCCGCATATTGGTGCCAATGTTGCGATGGCGCAATTGATTAGTGGCTCGTGTTAAGAAACATTGGATAAAGGGCCTGACTATTGAATGCCCAGGCGTTGCAGGTTTTCTCTGATGTTGGCATAGCGCTGATCTTCACAGCTGGCAAAGCCCGCTAACTGACGAACTTTGTGGCGACCAAAATAGGGTACGCTGATGCCGGCCAAAAACCGACAGTAGCTTTCAAGGCTTAAAGGCTGTGGTGTCTTGCCCTGCAGGTGTTGCTTAAGCTCGTGGACGTAGCCTTGCAACTGCTCGTCGCTGACCACCGTCGGTTGTTGAGAGTATGCGAGCTTGGCCACCTGTCCTCGACAGACAGAGCAATGACCACATTGTGCTGGTGATTGCTGGTCGTCAAAGTAGCGAGAGAGGTTGTTGCTCAGGCATTTGTCCAATTCATAAAAGCGAATCAACGCGGCAATGCGCTGCACCTCCTTTTCCTCTTTGTCGACAAAGTACTGATGCAGTGACAGGGCCAGATCAGGTTGATTAAGCCGCTCTGAATCGACCGAGAAAACCTCGGTCATACCCTTGGTTTCGAGGATGATCAACTGTTTTTCCTGCAGGTATTCCAGCGCCAATACCACGCGGCTGCGGTCGCAATTGTAGCCGGAGAGAAGGTGATCGAAACTGAGTTCGCCCCAGACTTTCTTAAATTGAGTGTGCTGAAAAACGGCGCTGATAAAATCCCGGCGCTCGCCCTCGAACATGGCGACGATAGTGTCTTTGGGTTGCAGCAGCTTGAGCTTAAACTCGGCGAAATACGCGTACAGCGGCTTGATGATGTTGCTCAATTCTAACTGTACCAGCAGTGTCTTTAATGGCAGTTGCTTGATGTTTGAGGCGTTTGATAACGGGTTAAGCTGCACCTCCCACTGACGATTTTTGGTCTCGCTGCGAATACTGGCAAGCACGCTGTCGATACCGGCGCGTTCGGGTGTGTCGCCGTAAACAAAATTTTCAACGGTGGTAATACCGTCAAGATTGGCCAGGGTGTAGCACTGCGAAGCAAGGCCATCTCGCCCGGCGCGGCCAATTTCCTGACTGTAATTCTCTATCGATTTGGGCAGATCATAATGCATGACAAAGCGAATATTGGCCTTATCGATACCCATGCCAAAGGCAATGGTGGCAACAATCACCTGCACCTTGTCCGACATAAATTGTGCCTGGATCTGCTGTCGATGATCACTGTCAAAGCCGGCGTGATAGGCAGCGGCAGAGACGTCGTGACGGGTTAGATACTGGGCAACTGTTTCGGCGGTTTGCTGCAGGGTAACATAGATAATCCCCGGTCCTTGTTGCTGCTGAACCAGGCTGAGTAACTGCTGGTCTTTGTCGGCGGTGGCTACGGGCACGACGGATAAATCGAGGTTGTGGCGGTAGAAACCTGTCTGCACGATATGCTCGGGTTCGATGCCAAACTTAACGGCCATATCTTTTTTAACTTTGCGCGTTGCCGTTGCCGTCAGCAGTAATACCAGCGGGATATTCAGCTCATGACGATAAATAGGTAGTTTGAGATAGTCCGGCCGAAAATTATGCCCCCACTCCGAGATACAGTGAGCCTCATCGACGACCAGCATCGACAGCGGCACCGACTTAATAAACTCTCGGAAGCGCTCGTTTTTAAATCGCTCCACCGACACCATCAAAATCTTGGTGTTACCGGCACGGACGTCGCCGATCACTCGCTGGTGCTCATCGGCACTCAGCGTGCTGTCGATGCTGGCGGCGGCAATACCCTTAGACGATAAGAACTCGATCTGATCCTTGATCAGCGCTAACAGCGGTGACACCACCAGCGTCAGGTGTGGCAACAGTGTCGCCGTCAATTGATAGCACAGAGATTTACCCGACCCGGTAGGGAATATGGCCAGCGATGAGTGATGATTGAGCAACTGCCTAATGGTTTGTTCCTGCCCAGGTCGAAACTGGTCAAAACCAAAGTTGTTGTGCAAATCAATATGAAGCTCGCTGGTCATAGCTATCCTAAGGGCGTGAGGTGGACGGTGACCAATCAGTATAGCGGCTAATGACCGGGCTTTTGTAAGAAATAATGGGGGGTATTTAAGCTGTTGGTGGCTTAGAAATGAAAAAGCCCCGTAAAACAGAAATTTTACGGGGCTTTCGGCTTTTGGTGGTGGGGCGGGACGCGGGTTCAGTTCCCCCTTTCGCAACTGAACAAGTCCATTAAATACCTATGATTACCTATCGATATTTATACCCTTAACCAGTCCTAATTAGCTTGATTTTATCCGTATTTTCGAGCGTTCATGGTGGTTACCAAATTGTCCAACAAAGGAGTTTTTATGACGGTAATCCACATCAATCAGAGGCAACTGGCTAATCGCTGGTGTGTCAGCGAAGCTACTTTAGAGAGGTGGCGCTCGGAAGGTATAGGCCCTCAATATTTAAAGCTTGGGGGCCGGGTAATGTATCGAGAGCAAGACATCGAGGCATACGAATCAAGCTGCTTGAGGCAGTCGACATCGCAGCCTGTTAAGGATGGAGTTAACTCCTAGTGATGGCATTAAACAAATTGACCAGTTTAAGCTGGTCGACTCGATTTACTGGTGTTTTACCGATATTCGGATTTCCCACCACTACCGCTAACGTTTGTGCTCTGGATATGGCTACGTTGATGCGATGTTTGTCGAATAGAAAGTCTAGCCCACGAGGTGATTCGCTGGCATCGCTCGCACACATGCTCAAGAACACAATTGGGGCCTCTTGGCCTTGGAACTTGTCGACACTGCCCACCTTGGCTTGCTCGCCTAATGCAGCGCGTAGCTTGCTGACTTGGTGATTGTATGGAGCGACAAACAAAATGTCGTTCCAGTCTATAGCCCGAGTTTCGGGAGCTGACTTTCCTGTATGAAAAGTCCTGCCTATCAAAGCGTTGGCGAGGGACTTTATTTCAGCTACTTCCTCATCGGAAGCTTGAGTGTTGCCTTCATGCTCGACTGGCACAAATGTAACACCAGCATCGAAGTTAAGTGGTCCATCATAACCGGCAGGCACCTCAATAATTCGCTTATCGTTATCAGGATGTGACTCCAGTTTATCTTCGTAAATATGCTCGCTGATGAAGCGGTTGACCTTTGAGTGCATTCGGTAGGTTGTGCCCAAAAACACGCCCATGTCGTCGGGTATGGTGGGTGTTTCGTGTAAAAGGTAGTCCAATACAGAAAGTCCGCTGTCGGCCGGGTGTGTGCCCTGTGAAGGCTGGCCAAGTTGCATCTGGTCGCCCATCAAAATAAGGTTGCTTGCACTGCGACTCATGGCAATTAAATTGGCAACCGCTACTTGCCCCGCTTCATCGACAAAAAGATAGTCCAGCTGATCTGTCATATCTTCTCGGGCAAAACCCCAGGCTGTGGTGCCAACCACACTGGACGGTTGGATATGATTGACTAGCTCATTGTTCTTCAAAATGGCTACTTCGTAATCGACTAGTTCTGGCTCATTATCTTTTGTACAACAGAAAGTCGCAGCGATGCCTTCTTCTTTGCAGTATTTTGCTGTACTCAATAACAGGTTGTTGATCGCCTTGTGACTATTGCTGGCGATACCTACTCGTGCACCTGATTTCATCAGTTCAGCAATTACATGTTTTCCGGTATAGGACTTACCAGCACCGGGAGGCCCTTGAATAGTTAAATAACTGGATTCAAGATTGCTGATCGCATGAATGATTTGTTGAAGCCTTTCTCCGGGGGCGTGACTTGGGGCAATAGGACCTTCGTTGTGTCCATTTATCCTGGGTTTAGATCGTGATAGAAAGTCGATGATGGCTGATTGGCCAGGAATCAGCTGCCCACTTTCGTATTCGCTAACACTTAGGTCAATGGCTTGCGGAATCGGATTCGGATTAACGTACTCATCCGGCACTAACGATATAATCGTTGGTGGTTCCTCTTTTGATTGCAGCACGATCAGTCCATTTTCCAGATCGCTTTCATCTCTGACGAAAGTAACCTTCGCAGTGTTCCCATCTTCCGTTTCAACCCCCAATAAATAGAATTGTTTTTGTGCACCCTTGAATTCCTGGGAGGGATCAAAGCGATATTCATAAGCCATATTGCGCGCTCGTGGCGTAGGTTTAAAGGGCTCACGCTCAGTTCTTTCACAACAGGCCAAGCAATCTAGATCGTCCATTAATTCAATATGACTTAAGCCAAGCCTTTCGAATAAACGCCAGAATATGGGTTTCGCTTCTCGTCGATGAAACTCTAGCACCCATGCAAGGTTTTCAGTTAATGCCGCTTTTCTTGGATCGGACTCAAGCTCAGATAAAACCCGCTCAAGAAGACGATCACGCAGCTGCGTTCGTTCTGTTACTTCTTCTTTGACATCAGGCTCGGTGACTTCGGTTTTACCCTTATAGTTTATGCCATGATTCGCTTGCTGTTGTCGCAACCAATCGACCAGCTCCTGGGTTGAGTCGCAATCATCAATGTTGTAATCCCTGATATCGTTTAGGATTTTAGATGTTTCCCAGGTATCACCCTGTTCGCCTCGTTGGTTAAGTTCTCGCCATTGCTCATAGACCACAACCGAGTCACCGCCATTTCCAACTTCAGTTTCACGCTTTCCGCGATAAAGATGCTCGACATTCTTGATTGAATACCGAGGCTCGCCTAACAGGACGCCACCTTTAACAATTTTGTAGAGGTCGACGAAAACCTCGTTGCGAAGTAGCTGATCAACTTCATATTCACATACACCATACCGCCCCATCAATTTGCGACAGGCTGCGATTTCATAGTTGGCGTAATGGTAAATATGCATTGTTGGGTCTCGCTGCCAACGCTGGTAAACCCAATGAATGAAGTCTTGGAAGCATTGCTTTTCCTGCTCAGGATTATGCGCCCAGAAATCGATGAACTGTCGATTACCATTGTCATCAAAGTAGGTGTTTCCCCAAAGGTATTCCAAGCCACCTTCATCGAGCGGATAGCCCTCAATATCAAAAAACACATCCAGTGGCGATTGTGGTGGAAGTAACGCTAGTCCTATTTTCTCATCAGGCGCTGGCGTTATAATTTCAAACTTAGGAATGTCATCGCCTGCGCTGCGTTTTTGAATGGCAGCTTGCGCTTTGAGCTTTTCAAGAACGGCAGGGTTGAAGCCAGGTACATGCTCAACTGTTGAATCTGTAAGCTCTTGCATTGTATTAATACCAGCCTGGCGCAGTTTTTTTATCTGGCTCTTGGTAATGGTGGCGACTTGAAAGAGATGGTCTTTTTCTACTAATAACGCTTCGGCAAAATTACTCCAGTCACCCCAGTTTTTTGATTCGGCAGGATCAGGCCTTTTACTTGGGTCAAAGTTTTTTTGATCAGTAACAAATGAAGATTTTAGTGTTTGATAATAATAGAAATAATCTTTGGTTCGCAGGCGTTCATGATCGCCATTCCCTAAGGCAACGGTAATAAATTCGGGCAAACGGCCCTGCATGGATTCGAGCATTTGTGCGTAACAACATAGCTGAATAACAAAGGTTGGCTTCAGCTTGTTGGCCAGTTTCGTATCCCAAACTTCGTAATGCCAATTACCCAGTAAGCTAGGTTCAGCGCCTTCAGCATGCTGAACTTTGACGAGAAAATCTGCATACCCACCAAATGGCACTAGCTGCAATCGAGCCTGTACGATGACATCAACGCCTTGGTGCATTGCTTCAAGCGTGCTGGCCTGCTTTTCATCTGCTGATTTGCCTTCAATTTTGACTACGGCGAGGCCTTGTTCAGCAAAGGTCGTTTCTAGCGCATCCTCGTGCGCATAGCCTTTCTGCGCGAGGGAACTCATCAAAGCATCGGCTGGGTCTTTTTCTGGCGCCTGGTCTGGGTATTCAATCGAAAACCGATCCATCCAAGAGGCAAAAGGACTCTCCATGTAGCGAGTCAGACCTGAGGGGGAGAAATGAAACTGTCCGTGTTGTTTATACATGATAGTTAATGCCTTTGTTATTCATGCCTAGCGCTCAAGCCAACGAAGCATTGTGTTATTCAGGGTTTCTAATGCTGATTTATGTTTATCTCTTGACATCTTTTGTATGTTTAGCAGTTTCCATTGAACTGCTGGTAAGTTTTGTATCTGGCTATGAGGCGACAGGCTCCAGTCAGGCTCTCCAGATTTAAAAGAGTATAGAAAGTCAAAATCTGACTGAGTAAACTGCGATTTTAGTGACTGCAGCATAAGGCTTGGGACTGTTTGAAGCTCTTCTAGTGATACGGGCTTAAATGTCATCCCATCGAACTCGTTGTTGAATACATCACTAATATCCTTCCATCTGGGGTTCATGACCTCAGAAATTGGACGGTTATGCGATAGCAAATACGCCAAGAACCCGATAAATATGTCTCGGTCAATGCCTCGAGATTCGAGTAATACTTTTACATCGAATAAGTCTCTTGGATGTTGACGATCCATTGCCGCACACAGCTTTCCGCCATATAGGTCAGGGATTGAGACAGTATTTATAGTTGCAAAGCCAAACTCATCTTCCACTTGCTCAATAACATCGCAGTAGGTCGCGTCATGTAAAGCACCTCTTGCAACTGGTGAAACTTCAATTTTTATTTGTGCGGAGTCTTTTGCCATACCAGCGGACTCAACAATAATCCGCATTTCGTCAGGCTTATTATCTTGTATGGTTGCGTTGAATTTTTTTGTTTGATTTAAGTTATCTCTTATATTGGCCAATGACGCTCTAACATTTTTTAGCGCTTCCACTCTTGGCTCTAAAGGCAAGTAAGCCAAATCGATGTCTACTGATAACCTCGGGAAATTATTAACAAACAGATTTATTGCTGTTCCGCCTTTTAATGCAAAACAGTTTTCTTGGGCAACATAAGGTAAGCAGTTTATAAGGAGCGCCACTTGTTTGTAGTAGGGGGAATTTTTGTCCATGTCGCGGTCTCTTTATTGTTTATGCTCTTTCGTTAGAAATGAATCTGGAACTGTTATTTGGTATCGATGGTCGAGGGTGCCTCCAGCGACAACTTGCCGTTTTCCAGCTCCTAATTTGATTTGTGATTCGTCGATGCGTGATATCCATGGGTGCTCATAATAGTTTGCAAGAAAAAGAAACAGCCTATTTGTTTTTATCGTCTTACTTCTGTTGAGTATCGACTGTACTTTTCTAGGGCTTAAACTCGTTAGTCCTTGGAAAACTTCAGCTGCGTGTTCAAATGATATTTTTAAAGGTACAGAATTTAGTAGCTCAAAGGCCGCAAGTTCCGCTCGGCTTGCTTTCAGCTGAGTATCGTTTATTTCGATCTCTGTTAGATCTGATGGATCGTCTTGAAGAAGTTTGTTGCTTGTTACAAATAGCCAGTTTGGTGTGCTTTCTTGAGTCTCTGTTGAGAATTGAGATGAGTATTCAGGAAATGCTCTAAACCACTGAGGTAGAGGCGTTTGGGGGGGAACTTCAAGCCATATGTTTTTTTCATGCAGTTGAAGATAATGAGACTTCCCCTGATACGTTAAACTCGTAAGACCTGCTATATGGACAGGAACATTAAGCTGCTTTTCCAAGCAATCGAGGGCGTTATGCCATGACGGCGACTTTCCGGGGCGAGCATAAACACCCGAACGCAATTTAGTGAGCCAGCCATTTTTGACGTACTTTTGTGCTAACTGTGGGCTTACTTCATTCTTGCTTAGCCAAGATTGCAGTATCACATTGCCAGGAGCGGTATTTTGTATGAGCCAGTTTAACTTTAATGACATAGTTATACCTAGGGTTTAACTTTAGCATATATATTAAACCAGTTTGTAAAATATGCAATAGTTAAACCCTGGGTTTAACTATTCGCTTTATTTTAAACCTTTGCGCTATTAGCCAGCATGATTTCAGCTAAACGAGCAGTCTTTGTCTTTGCTGGTTCCACAACCTAGGAGGATCTACTGCCAAATCAAACAAGGTCACGGTCGGTGGCAGTTGGTCGTCAAGAATGGCCTCGACGATATCTGGCGCCAGTGTAGTCAGGTTAACCATTCGGCTCACGTAGCTGTTGTCGACGCCTTCTTTCTCTGCAATATCTTTAAGGGATTTAGCTTGGCCGGTTTCTAGCATAGCGAGCCAGCAATGGCCGCGTGCTAGAGCTAGCTGCAATGGCGTTGGATCAGTATCCCATGGCCTGGGCTCATGGGAGGAACCATCTGGTAGAGTGATTAGTTGTCGGCCGCTTCGGCGTTTTAAATTGATAGGCACCGAAATACTGAGTTGGCCATTACTGGCTTCAACAACGCTTGAGTCACCTGACTGACTCATTTCAATTTTAAAGCCGCTACCCTTGTTGTTCACCCCATCCTTGGGGTTCACCGCTTCGCGGCCCGCAGAGCGGTCCAAATTATTTCCAGAAGAATTTGTCATGCGACCTCCTGTTTAGCTGAGTCAGTAATTTCTAAGGCAAGTCGTTCTATACCATTTTCCCAAAGGCGAATATCAATATTGTCTGGCTTGACGATGATTTTTTCGACCATCAATTTAATGATGCGAGATTGCTCATCAGGGAATAATTGCTCCCAAACGTTATTGATCTTGTTAAGCGCGACGGTAACTTGGGCTTCATCAATATCGTAGTTTTTCTCCTGTACGATAGATGCAACCTTTTGAGTAACGGGCGGTGCTTTGAGAATACCTCTTATTTGTTCAACTACAGCTGATTCTAGCTCGGCTGCAGGGATTCTAGGTAAACCTGATGCGCCTGAATATTCCTTAGTATCGCGAGTGCTAATGTAGTAGCGATAACGTCGGCCACTCTTTTTCTTAGTTGAGCTCCAAGTTGTCAGCGCTCGGCCATCTTCGGCGAATACCATGCCTTTCAGAAGGAATGGTATTTTAGCGCGAGTATAATTGCCGCGCTTATGGCCATTCACTGCGAGTATGGAGTGAACATCGTCCCAAAGTTTTTGATCAATTATGGCGTCGTGCTTGCCTTGGTACCATTGATCTTTGTGCCTGAGTTCGCCGAGGTAAGTACGATTGTGCAGTAGCTTATAGATAAGGCCTCTGTCGATTGGTTTGCCAGGGCGGAAGCGCCCGTCTTGAGTTGTCCATGATTTGCTGGTTGCGCCTTCTAGTCTTAGTTCTTTGTACAATAGTGTTGTTGATCCGATCTCTGTAAACCGTTTAAACACCTGTTGAATTAATTTCGCTTCTTTTGGATTAATGACCAGATGTCGATCTTTTACGTCATACCCCAGCGGTGGGATGCCGCCCATCCACATGCCTTTTTTCTTGCTGGCGGTAATCTTGTCTCGAATACGCTCACCGGTCACCTCTCTTTCAAATTGTGCGAATGAAAGGAGAATGTTCAGCATCAGCCGACCCATTGAATTAGTGGTATTAAATTGCTGAGTGACCGACACAAACGAAGTGTTATGTTGTTCGAACACTTCAATCATTTTGGAGAAGTCAGTCAGGCTTCGCGTCAATCGATCAATTTTGTAAACCACCACGACA
The sequence above is drawn from the Sinobacterium norvegicum genome and encodes:
- a CDS encoding lipocalin family protein, with product MRAAIVCVLVILAGCVSVPEGVEPVKNFKLERYLGQWYEVARLDHSFERGMQQVTAQYSLHDEGGVRVINRGFDTGSDSWDEAEGRAYFVDGSDTGYLKVSFFGPFYGAYIIFDLGEDYQYSLVTSSDKSYLWLLSRTPEIDAALQAKLINRMAELGFDTEALIFVDQSKAVKNTRETKGEL
- a CDS encoding sirohydrochlorin chelatase; the encoded protein is MKTLLIVAHGSRRESSNEEVRELTARVSDNASLAVDEVVVAFLEFASPSISTAMNNCLAKGADEVVVLPYFLSAGNHVVEDIPRAANAVLEQWPEKGVTILPHIGANVAMAQLISGSC
- a CDS encoding RecQ family ATP-dependent DNA helicase; translated protein: MTSELHIDLHNNFGFDQFRPGQEQTIRQLLNHHSSLAIFPTGSGKSLCYQLTATLLPHLTLVVSPLLALIKDQIEFLSSKGIAAASIDSTLSADEHQRVIGDVRAGNTKILMVSVERFKNERFREFIKSVPLSMLVVDEAHCISEWGHNFRPDYLKLPIYRHELNIPLVLLLTATATRKVKKDMAVKFGIEPEHIVQTGFYRHNLDLSVVPVATADKDQQLLSLVQQQQGPGIIYVTLQQTAETVAQYLTRHDVSAAAYHAGFDSDHRQQIQAQFMSDKVQVIVATIAFGMGIDKANIRFVMHYDLPKSIENYSQEIGRAGRDGLASQCYTLANLDGITTVENFVYGDTPERAGIDSVLASIRSETKNRQWEVQLNPLSNASNIKQLPLKTLLVQLELSNIIKPLYAYFAEFKLKLLQPKDTIVAMFEGERRDFISAVFQHTQFKKVWGELSFDHLLSGYNCDRSRVVLALEYLQEKQLIILETKGMTEVFSVDSERLNQPDLALSLHQYFVDKEEKEVQRIAALIRFYELDKCLSNNLSRYFDDQQSPAQCGHCSVCRGQVAKLAYSQQPTVVSDEQLQGYVHELKQHLQGKTPQPLSLESYCRFLAGISVPYFGRHKVRQLAGFASCEDQRYANIRENLQRLGIQ
- a CDS encoding helix-turn-helix transcriptional regulator, translated to MTVIHINQRQLANRWCVSEATLERWRSEGIGPQYLKLGGRVMYREQDIEAYESSCLRQSTSQPVKDGVNS
- a CDS encoding TM0106 family RecB-like putative nuclease, which gives rise to MYKQHGQFHFSPSGLTRYMESPFASWMDRFSIEYPDQAPEKDPADALMSSLAQKGYAHEDALETTFAEQGLAVVKIEGKSADEKQASTLEAMHQGVDVIVQARLQLVPFGGYADFLVKVQHAEGAEPSLLGNWHYEVWDTKLANKLKPTFVIQLCCYAQMLESMQGRLPEFITVALGNGDHERLRTKDYFYYYQTLKSSFVTDQKNFDPSKRPDPAESKNWGDWSNFAEALLVEKDHLFQVATITKSQIKKLRQAGINTMQELTDSTVEHVPGFNPAVLEKLKAQAAIQKRSAGDDIPKFEIITPAPDEKIGLALLPPQSPLDVFFDIEGYPLDEGGLEYLWGNTYFDDNGNRQFIDFWAHNPEQEKQCFQDFIHWVYQRWQRDPTMHIYHYANYEIAACRKLMGRYGVCEYEVDQLLRNEVFVDLYKIVKGGVLLGEPRYSIKNVEHLYRGKRETEVGNGGDSVVVYEQWRELNQRGEQGDTWETSKILNDIRDYNIDDCDSTQELVDWLRQQQANHGINYKGKTEVTEPDVKEEVTERTQLRDRLLERVLSELESDPRKAALTENLAWVLEFHRREAKPIFWRLFERLGLSHIELMDDLDCLACCERTEREPFKPTPRARNMAYEYRFDPSQEFKGAQKQFYLLGVETEDGNTAKVTFVRDESDLENGLIVLQSKEEPPTIISLVPDEYVNPNPIPQAIDLSVSEYESGQLIPGQSAIIDFLSRSKPRINGHNEGPIAPSHAPGERLQQIIHAISNLESSYLTIQGPPGAGKSYTGKHVIAELMKSGARVGIASNSHKAINNLLLSTAKYCKEEGIAATFCCTKDNEPELVDYEVAILKNNELVNHIQPSSVVGTTAWGFAREDMTDQLDYLFVDEAGQVAVANLIAMSRSASNLILMGDQMQLGQPSQGTHPADSGLSVLDYLLHETPTIPDDMGVFLGTTYRMHSKVNRFISEHIYEDKLESHPDNDKRIIEVPAGYDGPLNFDAGVTFVPVEHEGNTQASDEEVAEIKSLANALIGRTFHTGKSAPETRAIDWNDILFVAPYNHQVSKLRAALGEQAKVGSVDKFQGQEAPIVFLSMCASDASESPRGLDFLFDKHRINVAISRAQTLAVVVGNPNIGKTPVNRVDQLKLVNLFNAITRS
- a CDS encoding nucleotidyl transferase AbiEii/AbiGii toxin family protein; translated protein: MDKNSPYYKQVALLINCLPYVAQENCFALKGGTAINLFVNNFPRLSVDIDLAYLPLEPRVEALKNVRASLANIRDNLNQTKKFNATIQDNKPDEMRIIVESAGMAKDSAQIKIEVSPVARGALHDATYCDVIEQVEDEFGFATINTVSIPDLYGGKLCAAMDRQHPRDLFDVKVLLESRGIDRDIFIGFLAYLLSHNRPISEVMNPRWKDISDVFNNEFDGMTFKPVSLEELQTVPSLMLQSLKSQFTQSDFDFLYSFKSGEPDWSLSPHSQIQNLPAVQWKLLNIQKMSRDKHKSALETLNNTMLRWLER
- a CDS encoding type IV toxin-antitoxin system AbiEi family antitoxin; the protein is MSLKLNWLIQNTAPGNVILQSWLSKNEVSPQLAQKYVKNGWLTKLRSGVYARPGKSPSWHNALDCLEKQLNVPVHIAGLTSLTYQGKSHYLQLHEKNIWLEVPPQTPLPQWFRAFPEYSSQFSTETQESTPNWLFVTSNKLLQDDPSDLTEIEINDTQLKASRAELAAFELLNSVPLKISFEHAAEVFQGLTSLSPRKVQSILNRSKTIKTNRLFLFLANYYEHPWISRIDESQIKLGAGKRQVVAGGTLDHRYQITVPDSFLTKEHKQ
- a CDS encoding recombinase family protein — encoded protein: MSEQIKKRLRCAVYTRKSTEEGLDQDYNSIDAQRDAGHAYIASQRAEGWIPVEDDYDDPAFSGGNMDRPAMKRLLKDIQDDKVDVVVVYKIDRLTRSLTDFSKMIEVFEQHNTSFVSVTQQFNTTNSMGRLMLNILLSFAQFEREVTGERIRDKITASKKKGMWMGGIPPLGYDVKDRHLVINPKEAKLIQQVFKRFTEIGSTTLLYKELRLEGATSKSWTTQDGRFRPGKPIDRGLIYKLLHNRTYLGELRHKDQWYQGKHDAIIDQKLWDDVHSILAVNGHKRGNYTRAKIPFLLKGMVFAEDGRALTTWSSTKKKSGRRYRYYISTRDTKEYSGASGLPRIPAAELESAVVEQIRGILKAPPVTQKVASIVQEKNYDIDEAQVTVALNKINNVWEQLFPDEQSRIIKLMVEKIIVKPDNIDIRLWENGIERLALEITDSAKQEVA